The DNA sequence ATCGGCATCGCCAGCAGCTTCACGGACCTCATCCCCGGCCACATCGGCATGAGGGACCTGGAGCGGTTCATCGAGAAGGGGGTGCACGCGGGGGGCGGCTATTCCTTCATTTTCGGGGTGCCGGGCATCTGTGACGGCATAGCCATGGGCCATTCGGGCATGCAGTACTCCCTGCCTTCGCGGGAGCTCATCGCCGACATGGTGGAGACCGTGGCCGAGGCCCACCGGCTGGACGGGCTGGTGCTTCTGACCAACTGCGACAAGATAACCCCGGGAATGCTCATGGCCGCAGCACGGGCGAACATACCCTCCGTGGTCGTCACCGCCGGGCCGATGCTCTCGGGAAGGCTGAGGGGCAGGAGGCTCTCGCTCGTCAACGACACCTTCGAGGCGGTGGGCAAGTACAAAAAGGGGCTGATGACGAAGGAAGACGTGCAGGAACTCGAGCTGTGCGCCTGCCCCGGAGCGGGCTCCTGCCAGGGGATGTACACCGCCAACACCATGGCCTGTGTGACCGAGTCCCTGGGGATGAGCCTTCCGGGGTGTGCCACGGCCCTGGCCGTGGGGGCCCGGAAGAGGCGCATCGCTTATGAGAGCGGCCGACGGGCCGTGGACCTGGTGCGCCGGGGCATAAGCCCCCGGGACATCATGGCCCAGGGGGCCTTCGAGAACGCCATCATGGTCGACCTGGCCCTGGGCGGGTCCACCAATACGGTGCTGCACATACCGGCCATCGCCCATGAGGCGCGGGTGGAGCTGGACCTGGAGACCTTCGACAGGCTGAGCCGGACGACCCCGCACATCTGTAACATGCTGCCCGGCGGGGAGCACTACCTGGAGGACCTGGACGCCGCCGGCGGCATCCCCGCCGTGATGAAGCGCCTCGGCCAGAGGGTGCGCAACCTGCCCACCGTAAGCGGCAGGAAGACCGGGGACATCGCACGCCAGGCCGAGGTGCGGGACGAGGAGGTCGTCCGCCCCCTCGGGCGGCCCTACCACAAGGAAGGCGGGATAGCCATCCTGAGGGGCAACCTGGCCCCGGAGGGCGCCGTGGTCAAGCAGTCGGCCGTCAGCGAGGGCATGATGCGCTTTGAGGGCAAGGCCCGGGTCTTCGACGCCGAGGAGAAGGCCATGCGGGCTATCATGGGCGGCAAGGTCTCCTCCGGAGACGTGGTGGTGGTCCGCTACGAAGGACCCAAGGGAGGCCCCGGCATGAGGGAGATGCTCTCTCCCACCAGCGCCATCGCGGGCATGGGGTTGAGCGAGTCCGTGGCCCTGATTACCGACGGCAGGTTCTCCGGCGGCACGCGGGGGCCCTGCATCGGGCACGTCTCGCCCGAGGCCATGGAGGGCGGTCCCATCGCCCTGGTGAAAGACGGAGACTCCGTCCGCATAGACATCCCCCGAAGAAAGCTGGAGCTGCTCGTGCCGGAGAAGGAGCTCGGCCGGAGGGCCGGCCGGTGGAAGCGGCCCGAGCCCCGGGCGGCGCGCGGCTGGCTTGCCCGGTACGCCCATCTGGTCACCTCCGCCGGCACCGGCGCCGTCCTGAGGGACCCGGAGGAGTAAAACCGGAGGGCCCTCACCGGAAGGGGATGACCAGCCGTGCCTCCTCTCCCGGGGTGACCGTGACATAGTCGAAGTCCGTCCGCCTGTCCCCCTTGCTGGCCGAGGCGAACCAGAACCGGCTGACCACGCTCGCGGCGGGCAGGGTGAGGGTGGCTTCGCCTCTCCGATCGGTGACGAGGGCCATCTTGTCGTAGACCTCCCGCCTCCGGGCGTTGGTAAAGTTTCCCACCAGGCGGACCCGAGCGCCCTGTACCGGGCCGGCCTCGGGGTCTATGACGAGCACCTTTATGGAGGCGTCCTTCTCGAGCTGGAGGCTGTTGTTTATCCAGTAGCGCAGAAGCGCCCTGTCCCTCTCCGGTATGCGCGGCGGCAGGGTGACGAACTCCGGGTGCTCCTTGCCGAGCCAGAGGTAGCTGTAGAGGACCACCCTGCGGGGGAAGCTCACGTGGAGCTCCCGGTTGCCCTTTCTGACCGCCTCCGCGGCAGACGCCGCCCAGGGCATGGGGAGCCCCCAGTGAAGGCGGAGGGCCTGCTCGCGGAAGCGCGGCGGATGTTCCCAGTCGTAATAGTCCCTCTCCAGTTTGCGGATGATGACGCTCCGCTCCGCATGCCCCACCCAGATGCGCCTCTGCTTGCGGTCCGGATAGCCCCGGGGCCAGCAGCACTGCCCGTCCCGGAGGGTCTCGCCCTTCATCTTGACGGGAGGCCCTTCGGCGTAGACCAGCTCGTGATAGCTGTAGAAGGCATTGTCCTCGTACCCGGGGTCGATGAGGCCCAGGGCGTAGGGCTCCAGGCCCTCCATGATGATTTCCTTGCCGCGGGTATGGCAGT is a window from the Nitrospirota bacterium genome containing:
- the ilvD gene encoding dihydroxy-acid dehydratase; the protein is MRSKAITKGIERTPHRALLYATGLPESAMGSPFIGIASSFTDLIPGHIGMRDLERFIEKGVHAGGGYSFIFGVPGICDGIAMGHSGMQYSLPSRELIADMVETVAEAHRLDGLVLLTNCDKITPGMLMAAARANIPSVVVTAGPMLSGRLRGRRLSLVNDTFEAVGKYKKGLMTKEDVQELELCACPGAGSCQGMYTANTMACVTESLGMSLPGCATALAVGARKRRIAYESGRRAVDLVRRGISPRDIMAQGAFENAIMVDLALGGSTNTVLHIPAIAHEARVELDLETFDRLSRTTPHICNMLPGGEHYLEDLDAAGGIPAVMKRLGQRVRNLPTVSGRKTGDIARQAEVRDEEVVRPLGRPYHKEGGIAILRGNLAPEGAVVKQSAVSEGMMRFEGKARVFDAEEKAMRAIMGGKVSSGDVVVVRYEGPKGGPGMREMLSPTSAIAGMGLSESVALITDGRFSGGTRGPCIGHVSPEAMEGGPIALVKDGDSVRIDIPRRKLELLVPEKELGRRAGRWKRPEPRAARGWLARYAHLVTSAGTGAVLRDPEE
- a CDS encoding carboxypeptidase-like regulatory domain-containing protein, which produces MALLAAALLLAGPALPQHEEHGEAEQAPPRPYLVQVGALPGVTWADDIHPIFVRNKCGHCHTRGKEIIMEGLEPYALGLIDPGYEDNAFYSYHELVYAEGPPVKMKGETLRDGQCCWPRGYPDRKQRRIWVGHAERSVIIRKLERDYYDWEHPPRFREQALRLHWGLPMPWAASAAEAVRKGNRELHVSFPRRVVLYSYLWLGKEHPEFVTLPPRIPERDRALLRYWINNSLQLEKDASIKVLVIDPEAGPVQGARVRLVGNFTNARRREVYDKMALVTDRRGEATLTLPAASVVSRFWFASASKGDRRTDFDYVTVTPGEEARLVIPFR